The nucleotide window ATAAACCTTAAACGGTTTCTTACCGCCGCCTTAATTCCTTGACAGACTGGCCGATGGCGCTTACCCTTATACTACGGGGGACGTATGGCATGTACTGTGACGCATGATGCTTCAATCGGGATTATCGAAGTGGTATGCAACAGCCATATCACTGCAGAAGAAATGGTGGAGGCCGCCCACAAGCGCATCGCCCTTGAGAAGGAAACAGGCGTTAACCGGACCCTCATTGATGTGACAAACGCCCAACTCTCAGCCACCACTTTCGACCTGCTCCATCTGTCCCAGCAACATTACAAAAACCTCCAAGCGAGCAGGCGAACCCGCATCGCCTTTGTCATGCCGACTGCAGCTGAGCAACACCAGGCTGCCCGCTTCTACGAGACGGCTAGCAGGAACCGTGGCTGGATGGTTGAAGTCTTCTCGGAGCGGCAGACCGCCATGGACTGGCT belongs to Syntrophorhabdaceae bacterium and includes:
- a CDS encoding STAS/SEC14 domain-containing protein — its product is MACTVTHDASIGIIEVVCNSHITAEEMVEAAHKRIALEKETGVNRTLIDVTNAQLSATTFDLLHLSQQHYKNLQASRRTRIAFVMPTAAEQHQAARFYETASRNRGWMVEVFSERQTAMDWLLSP